The nucleotide window TTTACTCACTTAAGCATGGCCGAAAGTTCATAGATTTAGCAAGACCTGAGGAAAACAGGCCTGTTACATAAagagaaaatgtctttcttttacagACACATCTccaaagtcccaaaataatattCAACTCAACAAGTATTTGAGTATACTAACTGTAACTAgcactgtgtcaggcactgtgaaGAAAGACATAAAAGGCAGATTTCTGAGGAGCTCTAATGTAAAgacacaaaatttattaaaaacaccaTCAGTAACTAGAGAGTGACTCTAAGACAGGATATGGTGGGTGGGTTGAAGAAGTAGAGTTAGTGACAGAGAATATGGGGTGGGTATAATGAAGCCAGTTGACCAAAAGTCTTCAATGTCACACTAAAAAGTCTCATTTAAACCCATAGAAAGAGATTTTATCTTgattatattttcctaaaaaaatcCTTGGATTTATTCATTATGCTCACCTTGAATCACCTTGAGAATTCTTGATCAATCAGCCTTAACATAAGTAATGTCAAATCTGGATACACTAATAGTCTATCTAGTTATATCAAGAAATGTTTTGTAGAACTTTAAGGCTGACTTCTATGACATCACCTCGAATAATTAGGAACATACCCAAATATCCCCCAACAGTCCTGAATAAACCCTTAGTGATCTACCCATAGTTTAGACCATCACTTGGGGCAATGAGTTGAATTATTGTTTcccaaaaaaaataatttttcaagcattaaaatatacttaatactCAACATTGTGTCTGGCGCAGTAGGCTATTTATTGAACTGGATTGTTAAATTATACCAACATATTAACTATACTCATCTCTGTCATGGTTTGGTAGACTTTGATCATATTCCTCCCTCAACCTCTTTCTctccagaccaaaaaaaaaaaaaaaaaaaaaaaactctagaaaATCCCTCCATCCTTTTGATCAATTTAATTGGGCTTCTGGGGACTTTTATCAGCTGTTAGGTTTTTCTTGAGGAGCAGCCACCAGAATTTCCTATCTGATTGCAGAGACAAATCCACTTTTGATCTTTTTCATGAAAAACataaaggttttgttttattgttgtttctgaCACCTTTACTGATGATGGCCACCATATTCTTGGCCTTTGAGAACCACAATCACGACTAGAACATCTCTAAAGAATGATCAACagtgatttttgtattttcactCTGATATTGTATTGTCAATATATTGTCTAATTCAGATACTAATGAGACATCCCTGGACCTTGAGATCATCTCCATCAAGTATCCAGATAAGTCTATAGCCACTTGGCTGCTCCAGCTGAAGGAGATAGTTACGATTCCAGAAGGTCTGATATGACCCTCTCACTTTTTATCATCAGCAACTATGTCCCCACTGGGGAGACTCTTCTATTATAACATTTTCCTTGAAGGACTTTGCTGATCACTCTTCTATGTATCCTGACTACCCTAACTTCCTTCTGTATcctgtttaaaaagttttttaattgaGATGATATACACACATCTACAGTGATTTCTAGTTCCCTTTCTTGAGTCATAACTGAGAGCCCAGAGCCCATCATTTCATAAGCATGGATAGGTTTACTTTGCCTACCTGCATGATCTATCTTCCTACAGTTTATTCCTCATCAGCTTGCCTTCACTTCTTGCAGATAAATTGGTGAGAAACCTAAATGTACTGCCCATTGAAGGGtgcatatttttatctttccttctctccatccAAGATTTGCTGTAACAGCAGCTGTTTGTgttgaaaaactaaaatataaaaatatgacctACGTGGCCAAATCCCACAAGACTGTTTACTTCCTTATTTATGAATCAGAATCTGTCAGCACAATGTAGAATTTTGACTGTCAGCAGATACTGCAATTAAATGTCCCTGCAAAGCCAGCAGAGGGTGCACCAGGGCACTAGAAATTTTACCCAAGCTGTAGCAGTATTAATTTAACTCTAATAGCCAatcaacttttcctttttaaaaattttactgtatattaaaaataagatcatCAAGATAAACTTAAGTTGGGCTAAAATTCCTTCAAAGTGTACTCCAAGTCTTCCGAAAGCGAAGTTCAGGAAGAATAAGGAACACATGTTTAAACTATCTGGTCAAAATGTAGGTGAAATAGAACAAAATGATGCAGATATGAACTCTCTCCTTTGTAATAATTCTACTATGGAACTCCACCTCACTCCTCTAGAAACCCCCAGGAGATAGTATGCTATGGGGGAATGGATACTGAACTGGGAGTTAAAAGAGTGACTTCATCCTAGTTTTAACTCTAGTAGtatgatcctgggcaagtcatttccccCTCAGGGCCTATGTGTTTTCCAAGGGAATCAAACAAAATGGACTCATTTGCCCCTCTTAACTCTAATAAACTCTGATTCCAATTCATGTCAAGAAATACAAAGAACCAGTAACCTTGCTTCTACTGCTCAAAAAGactaaaacagaaagaataaaggacAGAAGATAGGAAGCTGTGTTTAAACCTAGACAGAACTATTTTAGTGCCACGCAAAGGGCAGGCAACATTACAGAGCTGCGAGAGTCCCATGCCATCACAGAAGCCCTAGAGCACAGCTGTCCTGCTAATCCTCAGTCTATAAACATGGCTCTGTCCATCCTGAATGCCAAAAAGTCTTGGCCACCATATAACTAAGGATGTCTAATTCCTTCATCTTCTCACAGAATATCAATGTTCCGCTGCCTAATATTTCTactgggcatgggggtggggcacagataAATAAAGAGCCAGAATCCCAGTTAATTATCATTTAGCTACAGTGTTTAAAGTTTCAAATATGAGAAGCATGTCTGCTGATTCTCTTCTTTGATAAGCTGTTATATAAATTGGAGTGTGCTAGCAAGATATTTTAAGATTCAGGGCAACTTCACAATACACATTGTAAAAAAAAGCGTCAGTCCTAACATTACAATATTATCATGAATGTGATCTCTCTATCAAGTGTATAACTTTGGATGGGAGGTCAAAGTAGCAAAACAAGGTTTACAGAGTTGTGACAATGACTCTAGATGTGGTAGTAAATACAGAAGGCCTGGGTCCCTCACCTCAAGGAACTTATTTGCACAATTTGCTCTCTTCCCCAAAAGGTGCCAATTCACTAGTTTTCTTTAACTACCTCAAAAGGATTCTTAGAGGCTTCTCCTAAGTTTCACATACAAGACAAAATATGGCAATCAAGACAATACTTTTACGTTATGCACGTAAGTGCATAACGTAAGTGCACTAAATTTACTTGAATAAAGAGctagaaaaactagaaaacaaacaccAAAGCTAATGGTTTGCTAATAAGGCACAAACGTCGTAAAGATTGCAAAAATAACTGCTCTTGGGAGACTACTCCTGATTATTCCATTGGCAGATTCCTGTTCTCAAGCTAGCAGTAGTAAAAACGCTACATACCCCTCCTTCCCACCGCACCACCCCTCCCAAAAAAGAGTCAGAACTGGCATGCAAAGGGTGAGTTTtatttccagagattttttttaaattgctgttcAGAAGTTGTCTAGCAAGACGGCATATTTCTACCAGAATTCCTCAGGGGCGCTGATCCTCACTAGAACGCTGAGGACAATCAGTCTCAAATTGCAGGTAAGTGTGAACAAGCCCATGTTCTGGTCAGCGTACAAGGACCCCGCGCTGAAAATACGTTTCAACGGGCGTGGGGCAATTATTACAGCTGCTTACAGCTCCAACTCCAAAGGAGAGCCTGCTAGTGCTGGCATCAGTTCTGAACACGAAAAAACAAGCACCGCGGGCAGAGAACCTCACCAGCAGCAGAAGGGCCAAGCTGCTCGCCGTTAGTCGGCCAGGGGGGCAGCGCAGGCACCTCCTCTCCCGGCCCGGGCGGGAGTGTAGCCAACTTTTCCCGAGGCATCTCGCAGCCAGGGGCAGCGGGTGCAGGTAGCGTCTCCAAGTCAAGGGGTCCTGAGAGAGTCTGGGTAAGCTGGGCCAGGGACCTAGGACAACCTGCCCCGGGCAACCTTCTCCCTtcgcctgccccctccctggtgctgccctCTAACTTGGCTCGAGGTGGCAGAATGCTTCCAGGCCCCTGTGGTGGAGGGCCCTTGCCCTACCCACAAGGGGAGGGGGCCTCCGCCGCCGCCCCTACTAGGTGACTCACCTGGTGCCCGTCCTGAGAGTCAGGGGGGAGTGTGGCTTCTCCCGGTTCCAACGACTGCTGCTGAGGTGACGGCTGCCCAAGGTGGCGGATGATGGGACCGTCAGGGTCGAGGCCACCAGGGCTGCTCAGGGTGCCAGAGGTGCCAGGGGTGCCCGGGCCGCCTAGGCGGGACTCGGCTCCCCGTTCCCGCCGCAACTCAGAGCGCAACTCTAGGTAGCAGCACAACGTCAGCAGGTGGAGGGCCAGCGAGAGGCCAAAGAATCCCAGGAAGAGCCGGCAGCTGTTCCCTTCGCCTGCCCGGGCAGGGGCCCCACGACAGCCGCAGCCCTGGCTCCCCCGCTCCAGCGGTGCTGCCGCGGGCAGGGGTTCCCTGCGTTCCACCTCGGGGTAGCCCATGGCCTCCGGAGACACCTACTCTCTGAGGCCCGGGAGCCGCTGTGTCTGCCTCAGCCGTTCACAACCTCTGACAGGCAGCTACTGTCCTGCCATcggctgggggctgcagggacccGTTCCTGAGCGACGGTGGCTGGGCGGGACGGAGCAAGGAGCAGCCGCATGTGCAGCTCCTCTCCGAGGGGTGGGAAAGCGAGGGGGAGGGCGGGAGAGAGGGGCGGCTCGGCCCGCCGAGGGAATGAGGGAGGAGGTCCTGGCCGACCCCGCCCCATCCCTCAAGCGGCTGCCGGGACGCCCAACCACCCGGCTGCCAAGCCTCGGCGCCCCGCCCCCTGCCGTTCCGCCTGGGCCTCCAgccgcggggcggggcctgggggcgTGAGGGTTGGCCTCTGCCTGGCCGCCCCACCCAGCTCTTCCCGCTTGCCCCCTTCCAGTTGGTGACTGCCGCTGCCGTTCATCCCTGGACTCCGCCCCAATTTAACCCCTCAGCGCCAGTAcgggggaggaaaggagggggagGCCGAGTAGAATTTGGGAACCTTGGAAAGAAAGTAGAGCaaagaaaaggaggcagaaaCTAGCATTAATAGAAATGTTTGCAATTAACTGCAGTTGTTAATAACATCATCCAGTACTTATCTGTGGCTTTCAATCTTCAAAGCGTTTAACAGACGTTAAACTAATTAAAACAGTTCTGGATTTGGAATGAAACCATGCCTGCTGTGTTTGCAATCCAATGGCTCACCAGAAGAGAAGGAGACCCAGGAGCCTGGGAGCCAAAGGAACTGGGAACGGGGTGGGACTCAAGCAGCCTCACTCCTGGAGTGAGTCTGGGGACTCAATCTAAGGGAAGGAGAAGCCTTCCCAGTTCTGTGCCAAGCAGAACTGATGTGGATATTGCCCCATAAAGGGTAAAAGAGTGTCCTAAGATATCttgatatattaattaatttgacAAATATGTATTGATCTCTTTACAATGCAGAAGGTGCCGTATGAGAGACTCCACAGCCAGAATAGTTTCTTCTCTTCCACTGCAGCAGGAGTTTTGATTGAAGAACATGTGCCTTCAATGagcacatggggaaactgaggggcCAGAATGAGGTGGATTTTTACAAGGGTGGTCCACAAAATGGCCAGACACTACTGGCATCTCTATTTGCAGGCAACTGTTCtggcccctccacccctcccaaTCCTTCCCCTGGAGTACTCCCTGGGGGAAGTTCAACAAGTCAGCCAAATGTTCCAGATGTACACTGCTGCAACTGCAGCATCTTCAACAGCT belongs to Eulemur rufifrons isolate Redbay chromosome 30, OSU_ERuf_1, whole genome shotgun sequence and includes:
- the EDA gene encoding ectodysplasin-A isoform X5; protein product: MGYPEVERREPLPAAAPLERGSQGCGCRGAPARAGEGNSCRLFLGFFGLSLALHLLTLCCYLELRSELRRERGAESRLGGPGTPGTSGTLSSPGGLDPDGPIIRHLGQPSPQQQSLEPGEATLPPDSQDGHQACFPQVLLNL